A portion of the Diprion similis isolate iyDipSimi1 chromosome 4, iyDipSimi1.1, whole genome shotgun sequence genome contains these proteins:
- the LOC124405490 gene encoding transcription initiation factor TFIID subunit 11 isoform X1 — MDNIFGKDDSGNESELVDIEDKESPSRPSGTRDSDGMDIDDVPLKVHGNEPDTSSQNSQSDTEEPSSQQVSSGMLLNDHTDLKNDPESQDEHEDIFGNDIMLPHSVPMKIEGRRESREKSKKELEEEEREKMQVLVSNFTEDQLDRYEMYRRAAFPKAAIKRIMQTITGCSVSQNVVIAMSGIAKVFVGEIVEEALDVMETHEETGPLQPKHLREAVRRLRLQGQIPNGRAQKAFFRL; from the exons ATGGATAATATTTTTGGTAAAGATGATTCTGGGAACGAAAGCGAGCTTGTTGATATTGAAGATAAGGAGAGCCCGTCTAGACCCTCGGGAACTAGAGACAGCGACGGCATGGATATTGACGACGTTCCATTGAAGGTGCACGgt AACGAACCTGACACTTCAAGTCAGAATTCACAATCAGACACGGAAGAGCCAAGTTCCCAACAAGTTAGTAGCGGAATGTTATTAAATGACCATACGGACTTGAAAAATGATCCAGAGAGCCAAGACGAACACGAAGACATTTTTGGAAATGATATAATGCTCCCACATTCGGTACCGATGAAAAtagaaggaagaagagaaagtagagaaaagagtaaaaaagaacTAGAGGAAGAAGAACGAGAGAAAATGCA GGTTTTGGTATCAAATTTTACGGAAGATCAATTGGACAGATACGAGATGTACAGGAGAGCTGCATTCCCCAAAGCAGCGATCAAAAGA ATTATGCAGACAATTACAGGCTGCTCGGTATCTCAAAATGTCGTAATAGCCATGTCAGGTATAGCCAAGGTGTTTGTTGGCGAAATTGTTGAGGAAG CTCTGGATGTGATGGAAACTCACGAAGAAACGGGCCCACTGCAACCAAAACATTTGAGGGAAGCGGTACGTAGATTACGACTTCAGGGACAAATACCAAACGGTCGAGCACAAAAGGCatttttcagactttga
- the LOC124405490 gene encoding transcription initiation factor TFIID subunit 11 isoform X2 has translation MDNIFGKDDSGNESELVDIEDKESPSRPSGTRDSDGMDIDDVPLKNEPDTSSQNSQSDTEEPSSQQVSSGMLLNDHTDLKNDPESQDEHEDIFGNDIMLPHSVPMKIEGRRESREKSKKELEEEEREKMQVLVSNFTEDQLDRYEMYRRAAFPKAAIKRIMQTITGCSVSQNVVIAMSGIAKVFVGEIVEEALDVMETHEETGPLQPKHLREAVRRLRLQGQIPNGRAQKAFFRL, from the exons ATGGATAATATTTTTGGTAAAGATGATTCTGGGAACGAAAGCGAGCTTGTTGATATTGAAGATAAGGAGAGCCCGTCTAGACCCTCGGGAACTAGAGACAGCGACGGCATGGATATTGACGACGTTCCATTGAAG AACGAACCTGACACTTCAAGTCAGAATTCACAATCAGACACGGAAGAGCCAAGTTCCCAACAAGTTAGTAGCGGAATGTTATTAAATGACCATACGGACTTGAAAAATGATCCAGAGAGCCAAGACGAACACGAAGACATTTTTGGAAATGATATAATGCTCCCACATTCGGTACCGATGAAAAtagaaggaagaagagaaagtagagaaaagagtaaaaaagaacTAGAGGAAGAAGAACGAGAGAAAATGCA GGTTTTGGTATCAAATTTTACGGAAGATCAATTGGACAGATACGAGATGTACAGGAGAGCTGCATTCCCCAAAGCAGCGATCAAAAGA ATTATGCAGACAATTACAGGCTGCTCGGTATCTCAAAATGTCGTAATAGCCATGTCAGGTATAGCCAAGGTGTTTGTTGGCGAAATTGTTGAGGAAG CTCTGGATGTGATGGAAACTCACGAAGAAACGGGCCCACTGCAACCAAAACATTTGAGGGAAGCGGTACGTAGATTACGACTTCAGGGACAAATACCAAACGGTCGAGCACAAAAGGCatttttcagactttga